From one Streptomyces sp. SCSIO 30461 genomic stretch:
- a CDS encoding VTT domain-containing protein — translation MTFQEAIGQLPLESTQHAVGFPSLFLLIALGSLVPVIPTGAVVSSVAVVALHQPLPYAVPAVFLVSALAAFTGDITLYWLGRRGLSFRGGSRWLAALRERVTAERLAQAERGLERRRVTMLVVSRLLPAGRIPVMLACLLTRMPLRRFAEADAPACLAWAAAYGLIGILGGSLFPEPWQGVLAVVALTLLISGAPALWGRLRRGGPRRGAPGGGPP, via the coding sequence GTGACCTTCCAGGAGGCGATCGGACAACTGCCTCTCGAGTCGACTCAGCACGCGGTCGGCTTTCCCTCGCTGTTCCTGTTGATCGCACTGGGCTCGCTGGTGCCGGTGATTCCGACCGGGGCCGTCGTGAGCTCGGTCGCGGTGGTAGCGCTCCACCAGCCGTTGCCGTACGCCGTACCGGCTGTGTTCCTGGTGTCAGCACTCGCGGCCTTCACCGGGGACATCACGCTGTACTGGCTGGGGCGGCGCGGACTGAGCTTCCGCGGCGGTTCCCGGTGGCTGGCGGCACTGCGTGAGCGGGTGACTGCCGAGCGGCTGGCGCAAGCGGAGCGTGGGCTCGAAAGGCGCCGGGTCACGATGCTGGTGGTGTCACGGCTGCTGCCCGCCGGGCGAATCCCGGTGATGCTGGCTTGTCTGCTGACGAGGATGCCGCTGCGCCGATTCGCCGAGGCCGACGCGCCGGCGTGCCTCGCGTGGGCGGCGGCGTACGGGCTGATCGGGATCCTCGGCGGCTCGCTGTTCCCCGAGCCGTGGCAGGGCGTGCTCGCGGTGGTGGCGCTGACCCTGCTGATCAGCGGCGCCCCAGCGCTGTGGGGCAGGCTGCGACGAGGGGGGCCGCGCAGAGGGGCTCCCGGTGGTGGGCCGCCCTGA
- a CDS encoding MBL fold metallo-hydrolase: MSDHPEPPPDPANDPDQPDGHRGARSTAVSPPAPSHTGTGTGPDPGQPLPVPEYDAPAHTPPPAPAPGTASRVRALGSTRRWPRSFTNRLTAPLPGVRALARLAREGALRPAAAGLADVPQLPFAPDPLPAADPGTVAVTWAGHASWVIAIGGLTVLTDPVWSRRILGTPARLTPVGVRWEDLPSVDAVVISHNHYDHLDAPTIARLPRRTPVFVPAGLGRWFRRRRFSRVTELDWWEAAELPSPDGGAVRFDFVPAHHWSKRTLTDTCRSLWGGWVLTDQRSRRVYFAGDTGYGHWFKEIGHHHPDIDLALLPIGAYAPRWWLSTVHTDPEEAVQAFTDLGARNMAPMHWATFVLSAEPVLEPLRRLLAAWDHTGLPRERLWDLPVGGSRLLATA; the protein is encoded by the coding sequence ATGAGCGACCACCCGGAGCCCCCGCCCGACCCCGCGAACGACCCCGACCAGCCGGATGGGCATCGCGGTGCGCGGAGCACTGCGGTATCGCCGCCCGCGCCCTCGCACACCGGAACGGGCACCGGACCCGACCCCGGGCAGCCCCTGCCCGTACCCGAATACGATGCTCCGGCGCACACCCCGCCACCCGCGCCCGCCCCCGGAACGGCAAGCCGGGTTCGGGCACTCGGATCCACCCGTCGCTGGCCCCGCTCCTTCACGAACCGGCTGACCGCCCCACTCCCCGGCGTACGGGCTCTCGCCAGGCTGGCCAGGGAAGGCGCGTTGAGACCCGCCGCCGCGGGGCTCGCCGATGTCCCCCAACTCCCCTTCGCCCCGGATCCACTACCCGCCGCCGACCCGGGGACCGTTGCCGTCACCTGGGCAGGGCACGCCAGCTGGGTGATCGCCATCGGCGGCCTCACCGTGCTCACCGACCCCGTGTGGTCCCGGCGCATCCTCGGCACCCCGGCCCGGCTCACCCCGGTCGGCGTCCGCTGGGAGGATCTGCCGTCCGTCGACGCGGTGGTCATCAGCCACAACCACTACGACCACCTGGACGCCCCTACCATCGCCCGCCTGCCCAGGCGCACTCCGGTCTTCGTCCCGGCCGGGCTCGGCCGCTGGTTCCGGCGGCGCAGGTTCAGCCGGGTGACCGAACTCGACTGGTGGGAGGCCGCCGAGCTCCCGTCGCCGGACGGGGGAGCGGTGCGTTTCGACTTCGTACCGGCGCACCACTGGTCCAAACGCACGCTCACGGACACCTGTCGTTCGCTCTGGGGCGGCTGGGTACTCACCGATCAGCGGAGCCGCCGGGTGTACTTCGCGGGCGACACCGGATATGGCCATTGGTTCAAGGAGATCGGCCACCACCATCCGGACATCGATCTGGCACTGCTGCCGATCGGGGCATATGCGCCGAGGTGGTGGCTCAGCACCGTGCACACCGACCCGGAGGAGGCCGTGCAGGCGTTCACCGACCTGGGCGCCCGGAACATGGCACCGATGCACTGGGCGACCTTCGTGCTGTCAGCGGAACCCGTGCTGGAGCCGCTCCGGCGCCTGCTCGCCGCTTGGGACCACACGGGTCTGCCGCGCGAACGGCTCTGGGACCTGCCGGTCGGCGGCTCGCGGCTGCTCGCGACCGCATGA